The proteins below come from a single Mesobacillus jeotgali genomic window:
- a CDS encoding SRPBCC family protein yields MIKWHEERIIPVNIETIWTLFQLENIQRIMPNVVENKVIEMKEGVVGTKYEQKYKEGKRIETYIVEDLEYENTPDKKHNKIGFTLAKAFQIETAFTLIKVGEGETRFIYQGQNTGLNFLGKTLLKLGGEKNNKKVVTDFMDLVEKEALQEAKK; encoded by the coding sequence ATGATTAAGTGGCACGAAGAGCGGATCATACCCGTCAATATTGAGACAATCTGGACATTATTTCAGCTGGAGAACATCCAGCGAATCATGCCAAATGTGGTAGAGAACAAGGTGATTGAAATGAAAGAAGGAGTCGTCGGCACCAAATACGAGCAGAAATATAAAGAAGGCAAACGAATCGAAACGTATATCGTTGAAGACCTCGAATACGAAAATACTCCTGATAAAAAACACAATAAAATCGGGTTCACGCTAGCTAAAGCATTTCAGATTGAAACGGCATTCACGCTGATCAAGGTCGGGGAGGGTGAAACCAGGTTCATTTATCAAGGCCAGAATACCGGGCTGAACTTTCTGGGCAAGACCTTGCTGAAATTGGGCGGAGAAAAGAACAACAAAAAAGTCGTCACCGATTTTATGGACCTGGTGGAGAAAGAAGCACTTCAGGAAGCGAAGAAATGA
- a CDS encoding ASCH domain-containing protein, with product MTEQNNTLPPKTCEIERLITMEDDINLVLEGKKTATRRNGRYADVGEIMELKGKKFVVDNVYSQSLGELTDADAQREGYQTVEEYKQSILSYHPGMPWLPQMRVWVHEFSPVEE from the coding sequence ATGACAGAACAAAACAATACTTTACCGCCAAAAACTTGTGAGATTGAGCGTCTGATCACTATGGAAGACGATATTAATCTAGTACTGGAAGGCAAGAAAACAGCAACTCGCCGTAACGGCCGTTATGCCGATGTAGGCGAAATCATGGAGTTAAAGGGAAAGAAATTCGTTGTGGACAATGTCTACTCACAATCTCTTGGTGAATTGACAGATGCTGACGCACAGCGTGAAGGCTATCAAACAGTCGAGGAGTACAAGCAGTCAATCCTGTCTTACCACCCTGGAATGCCATGGCTTCCGCAAATGCGCGTTTGGGTACACGAATTCAGCCCTGTTGAAGAATAA
- a CDS encoding sigma-70 family RNA polymerase sigma factor: MDDGRRNELDNLYRKYTKPLYYFLLKLSGSHQLAEDLTQETFVRATISLSFYKNEDVRAWLFKVARNAYLDEWRRRQRRKWVPFADYLFSKDEMASPYGLPEDEAIKKETSDDLQQLMTYLPEQYRSILYLREVEMFSYQEIEEALELSENQVKVTLHRARKRLAQMAEKQGWKDDEHGMD, translated from the coding sequence ATGGACGACGGCAGAAGGAATGAACTCGACAATTTATATAGAAAGTACACGAAGCCCCTGTATTATTTTTTGCTGAAGCTGTCAGGATCGCATCAGCTGGCAGAGGATTTGACGCAGGAAACATTTGTCCGGGCAACGATTTCGCTTTCCTTTTACAAAAATGAGGATGTAAGGGCCTGGCTTTTCAAGGTGGCTCGCAATGCCTATCTGGACGAATGGCGCCGCCGGCAGCGGAGAAAATGGGTTCCGTTCGCTGATTATTTGTTTTCGAAGGATGAAATGGCGAGTCCATACGGGCTTCCGGAGGACGAAGCCATCAAGAAGGAGACCTCTGATGACCTGCAGCAGCTGATGACCTATTTGCCGGAGCAGTACCGGTCGATCCTGTATTTGCGTGAGGTTGAGATGTTCAGTTACCAGGAAATAGAGGAAGCGCTTGAGCTGTCGGAGAACCAAGTAAAGGTCACGCTACACCGGGCACGCAAGCGGCTTGCACAAATGGCGGAAAAACAAGGATGGAAGGACGATGAACATGGAATGGACTAA
- a CDS encoding anti-sigma factor produces MNMEWTKDKEKKILFKYRFALTVKVIRVILATLFLFWLYMLIVSISYDVLGLGKKHLFYSQVAMDWTQPNMQEDFGSIESAEITPFLTQKISYPVYKMIGKEPELVGTKQLAKRLVPMYSTNQTEYLKPRNEQEYSFYLPEHPKTGNKLEANEDPAVWTKLDKVHEGTVAELSFSTKKYMTPEEMLEFLKPYDLDVLWMPLYTGEMKGFEPGSWSGGGNTFSVEPIGFTGGRDAHNGYNSTSKNLLFENLTDENKKRMLKQMKNLIEDESASYRENFLGLSHLEERYNYLKKEGFQVYGAVVTGPVKELLKLRENEQIQGANLGDMSYWNWSEE; encoded by the coding sequence ATGAACATGGAATGGACTAAAGACAAGGAAAAGAAAATCCTTTTTAAATATCGATTTGCCTTGACGGTGAAGGTCATCAGGGTGATACTCGCTACGCTGTTTCTCTTTTGGCTATATATGCTGATTGTATCAATCAGCTATGATGTCCTGGGGCTGGGCAAAAAACATCTATTTTACAGCCAAGTGGCGATGGATTGGACCCAGCCGAATATGCAGGAGGATTTCGGCAGCATCGAATCAGCCGAGATCACCCCTTTCCTTACGCAAAAGATATCTTATCCAGTCTACAAGATGATTGGGAAAGAGCCCGAACTTGTTGGCACAAAACAATTGGCCAAACGGTTGGTACCAATGTATTCCACGAATCAGACAGAGTACCTTAAGCCTAGGAACGAGCAAGAATACTCCTTTTACCTTCCGGAACATCCAAAGACAGGCAACAAGCTGGAAGCGAACGAAGATCCGGCGGTTTGGACGAAGCTGGATAAGGTTCATGAAGGCACAGTTGCCGAACTTTCTTTTTCGACAAAAAAGTATATGACACCTGAGGAAATGCTGGAGTTTTTGAAGCCGTACGACCTCGATGTTCTATGGATGCCATTGTATACTGGTGAAATGAAGGGATTTGAACCAGGAAGCTGGAGTGGTGGCGGAAATACATTCTCGGTGGAACCGATTGGTTTTACAGGGGGCCGTGATGCGCATAATGGTTACAATTCAACAAGCAAGAATCTGCTGTTTGAAAATCTAACTGATGAAAATAAGAAACGGATGCTTAAGCAAATGAAAAATCTGATTGAAGATGAATCTGCCAGCTACCGTGAGAATTTCCTCGGTCTTTCCCACCTCGAGGAGCGGTACAATTATTTAAAGAAAGAAGGATTCCAGGTCTACGGCGCCGTCGTGACCGGGCCGGTAAAAGAGCTGCTCAAGCTGAGGGAAAACGAACAAATCCAGGGGGCCAACCTCGGGGATATGTCTTACTGGAACTGGTCTGAGGAGTAA
- a CDS encoding GGDEF domain-containing protein, producing MFNNFETIEELKRSVYMWLLPIITVALVINSYLNNNSQFDTIINTTLIVWFSISWVIAYTNRGIRLAEYVTLFLVSVYHITTMFDVVSNDLAERGGSLGDFIVWMPLIIMFFFLALGIKKGLYYSIFIFMVTLAIGVIYSGQMTSESIDSLTQFHAANIVYILVLYYAQNMFRAFTERDLLKKYAYLDSLTRVANRHQIDIWLEERLEAAEKEDKPFSIIFFDIDHFKKVNDVFGHKIGDCVLKELSAIVSGNLADGDRFGRWGGEEFMLITNSTGGQAYEKAEHFRKMVENHCFKGAGSLTASFGVTDYRQTDNIDSLLNRADEALYGSKNSGRNKVSVN from the coding sequence ATGTTTAATAACTTTGAAACGATTGAGGAACTTAAGCGAAGTGTTTACATGTGGCTGCTCCCGATTATTACGGTTGCCCTGGTTATCAATAGTTACTTAAATAATAACAGCCAGTTTGATACTATCATCAATACAACGCTGATTGTCTGGTTTTCCATCAGCTGGGTTATAGCATATACAAATCGTGGAATTCGCCTAGCGGAGTATGTCACGCTCTTTTTGGTGAGCGTGTATCATATCACCACGATGTTTGATGTCGTTTCCAATGATCTCGCGGAAAGAGGAGGATCATTGGGAGATTTCATTGTCTGGATGCCGCTCATCATCATGTTCTTCTTTTTAGCGCTCGGCATAAAAAAAGGACTGTATTATTCGATTTTCATTTTCATGGTAACACTGGCAATCGGAGTGATTTACAGCGGGCAGATGACCTCTGAATCAATTGATTCGCTCACGCAATTCCATGCGGCGAATATCGTCTATATACTAGTTCTCTACTATGCGCAAAATATGTTCCGTGCTTTTACAGAAAGAGATTTGCTTAAAAAGTATGCCTATCTCGATTCCCTGACCCGAGTGGCCAATCGGCACCAGATTGATATCTGGCTGGAGGAAAGGCTCGAGGCTGCTGAAAAAGAGGACAAACCGTTTTCGATTATCTTTTTTGATATCGACCATTTTAAAAAGGTGAATGATGTATTTGGCCATAAAATCGGTGACTGTGTTTTGAAGGAGCTGTCAGCGATCGTCTCTGGCAATCTGGCAGATGGTGACCGTTTTGGCCGCTGGGGTGGAGAGGAATTCATGCTGATCACCAACAGTACCGGTGGACAAGCGTATGAAAAAGCTGAGCATTTCCGCAAGATGGTCGAGAACCACTGCTTTAAAGGTGCCGGCAGTCTAACCGCAAGCTTCGGAGTCACGGATTATCGGCAAACTGACAATATTGACTCGTTACTGAACCGTGCCGATGAGGCATTGTATGGATCGAAAAACAGCGGCAGGAATAAAGTCAGCGTGAATTAG
- the sdaAB gene encoding L-serine ammonia-lyase, iron-sulfur-dependent subunit beta — protein sequence MKYRSAFDIIGPVMIGPSSSHTAGAARIGRVARTLFEKQPTKAVISLYGSFAKTYKGHGTDLALVAGIMDFDTFDERIPNALKIAEQSGLEVEFITEDAVMEHPNTVKINLFDGQGKELEIVGISIGGGTIEITEINSFKLKLSGANPAILVVHHDRFGLISAVTTVLSKHQINIGHMEVSRKDKGDTAVMVIEMDHKLEDGVYAELTALDGVDQVIRLVD from the coding sequence ATGAAATATCGTTCTGCATTTGATATTATAGGTCCGGTGATGATCGGGCCATCGAGTTCGCATACAGCCGGCGCTGCAAGGATTGGCCGTGTGGCGCGCACATTATTCGAGAAGCAGCCGACAAAGGCCGTCATCTCCCTGTACGGCTCTTTTGCTAAAACTTATAAAGGACATGGAACAGACCTGGCGCTCGTTGCCGGAATCATGGACTTTGATACATTTGATGAGAGAATTCCCAATGCTTTGAAAATCGCGGAGCAGTCTGGGCTCGAAGTTGAATTCATCACTGAGGATGCGGTTATGGAGCATCCGAATACAGTAAAAATAAATCTGTTCGATGGACAGGGCAAGGAGCTTGAAATCGTTGGAATTTCTATCGGTGGCGGAACGATTGAGATCACCGAGATCAATTCGTTCAAACTCAAGTTATCCGGTGCCAATCCGGCCATTCTCGTCGTCCATCATGACCGATTCGGGCTGATTTCAGCCGTGACGACCGTTTTATCAAAGCATCAGATTAATATCGGCCATATGGAGGTCTCCCGCAAGGATAAGGGAGACACAGCCGTCATGGTCATTGAAATGGACCACAAACTTGAGGACGGAGTTTATGCGGAGTTAACTGCCCTTGATGGCGTTGACCAGGTCATCCGTCTCGTTGACTAA
- the sdaAA gene encoding L-serine ammonia-lyase, iron-sulfur-dependent, subunit alpha, giving the protein MFRNVAELVELAEKNQVKIAEIMIRQEIEVSGRSREEIIAQMDNNLQVMERAVERGLAGVKSQTGLTGGDAVLLQKYIDSGKSLAGNLLLDAVSKAVATNEVNAAMGIICATPTAGSAGVVPGTLFAVKEKLNPTRMEMIEYLFTTAAFGFVVANNASISGAAGGCQAEVGSAAGMAAAAIVEMAGGTPQQSSDAFAITLKNMLGLVCDPVAGLVEVPCVKRNAMGASNAITAADMALAGITSRIPCDEVIGAMYAIGQTMPSALRETAEGGLAATPTGRRLEEEIFGKPKSKLVDYLIQK; this is encoded by the coding sequence ATGTTTCGTAATGTTGCGGAGCTTGTTGAATTAGCTGAAAAAAATCAGGTGAAAATCGCCGAAATCATGATTCGGCAGGAAATAGAAGTTTCAGGCCGTTCCCGCGAGGAAATCATTGCCCAGATGGACAATAACCTGCAGGTCATGGAACGCGCTGTGGAAAGAGGCTTGGCTGGCGTCAAGTCCCAGACCGGCCTTACAGGCGGGGATGCAGTCCTGTTGCAAAAATACATTGACAGCGGAAAATCACTGGCTGGCAATCTATTATTGGATGCTGTCAGCAAAGCGGTTGCCACGAATGAAGTGAACGCGGCAATGGGCATCATCTGCGCGACACCGACCGCAGGATCAGCAGGCGTCGTTCCGGGAACACTTTTTGCCGTAAAGGAAAAGTTGAACCCAACCCGGATGGAAATGATTGAGTATCTGTTCACGACAGCTGCATTCGGCTTTGTTGTTGCCAATAACGCATCGATTTCCGGTGCAGCAGGCGGATGCCAGGCTGAAGTCGGTTCGGCTGCTGGAATGGCTGCCGCTGCGATCGTTGAAATGGCTGGCGGAACTCCGCAGCAGTCATCAGATGCCTTCGCAATCACGCTGAAGAATATGCTTGGATTAGTCTGTGACCCTGTTGCAGGGCTAGTTGAAGTTCCTTGTGTAAAAAGAAACGCAATGGGTGCATCAAATGCGATCACTGCTGCCGATATGGCACTTGCCGGTATCACAAGCCGGATCCCATGCGACGAAGTCATTGGCGCGATGTACGCCATCGGCCAGACAATGCCGTCCGCACTAAGGGAAACAGCAGAAGGCGGACTCGCAGCGACACCAACAGGCCGCCGGTTGGAAGAAGAAATCTTTGGGAAGCCAAAGTCGAAGCTGGTAGATTACTTGATTCAGAAGTAA
- the asnA gene encoding aspartate--ammonia ligase codes for MKYQSKLDLRETEIAIKKTKDFFENHLAEALELTRVSAPIFVRGGKGINDDLAGNERVVSFDAPGVENDVMEIVQSLAKWKRMALKRYGFSLGEGLYTDMNAIRRDETLSQLHSLYVDQWDWEKVISQKQRNAKMLTTTVEKIYDVMKKTESYLADLYPSLGTILPEKISFISSQQLEDLYPELSPKEREDKIAERFGAVFITQIGHELRSGVKHDGRSPDYDDWNLNGDLLLWYPPLGRAIEMSSMGIRVDEKSLLEQLKLAGQEQRSQLEYHQALLNKELPYTIGGGIGQSRLCMFLLRKIHIGEVQVSVWDEETIEECRKMNINLL; via the coding sequence TTGAAGTATCAGTCAAAATTAGATTTGAGGGAAACCGAAATAGCGATTAAGAAAACGAAGGATTTTTTTGAGAATCATCTTGCTGAGGCACTTGAACTGACAAGGGTTTCGGCGCCGATATTTGTAAGAGGCGGGAAGGGAATCAATGATGACCTGGCTGGGAATGAACGGGTGGTTTCCTTTGATGCGCCTGGTGTGGAAAACGATGTAATGGAGATTGTTCAATCTCTTGCAAAGTGGAAAAGGATGGCGTTGAAGCGCTATGGATTTTCTCTGGGAGAAGGACTTTATACCGACATGAACGCAATCCGGCGCGACGAAACTCTCAGCCAACTGCACTCCCTTTATGTGGATCAGTGGGACTGGGAGAAGGTGATTTCCCAAAAGCAAAGGAATGCGAAGATGCTGACGACGACTGTCGAGAAAATTTATGATGTGATGAAAAAAACGGAAAGTTACCTGGCAGATCTTTATCCATCCCTCGGTACCATCCTCCCTGAAAAAATAAGCTTTATTTCTTCACAGCAACTGGAGGATCTGTATCCCGAGCTATCGCCAAAAGAACGGGAGGATAAAATTGCAGAAAGGTTTGGAGCAGTTTTTATCACGCAAATCGGCCATGAACTGCGGTCAGGGGTGAAGCATGATGGCCGCTCACCTGATTATGATGACTGGAATTTAAACGGCGATCTATTGCTATGGTACCCGCCTTTAGGCCGGGCAATCGAAATGTCCTCAATGGGAATCAGGGTTGATGAGAAAAGTCTTCTGGAACAATTGAAGCTTGCCGGCCAGGAGCAACGATCACAATTAGAGTATCACCAGGCATTACTGAACAAAGAGCTGCCATATACCATTGGCGGCGGGATTGGCCAATCGCGGCTATGTATGTTCCTGCTCCGGAAAATCCATATTGGCGAGGTCCAGGTTTCCGTGTGGGATGAGGAAACGATAGAGGAATGCAGGAAGATGAATATTAATTTATTGTAG
- a CDS encoding murein hydrolase activator EnvC family protein: MKKNIITVTFIAGLVMTGVQPADSAEQSEIRQQRLQLKENVTEKENQIQSMDNAEQKYLSELKALDDEMSELNQKIRELQNVLDASGQAAEEMKKEISKLSFNIDHREQLIKKRLRSMQKNDGLGMYVDLIFDSKNVSQLFDTAIAVSKIIKADKDLLAKHKTELESLKQREEALKDKVILLEKDQQEMLSLKAELEKKAEEKQRLLETVHDTKKESESQLMDMYEVYVNLASQEIAILKENQRVEFQLSESEVVFIMPAKGELTSGYGPRWGRLHSGIDIADESAQTEVIAAASGTVIRSYYSATYGNCVLITHKIGDRTFTTLYAHLEKSTVITGQSIRKGELLGYMGNTGDSRGKHLHFEIHEGQWNYEKSNSVDPLLYVKK; this comes from the coding sequence ATGAAGAAAAATATAATAACAGTCACATTCATAGCCGGACTAGTCATGACAGGCGTGCAGCCTGCTGATTCAGCAGAACAATCGGAAATCCGCCAGCAGCGCCTTCAGCTTAAGGAGAATGTCACGGAAAAAGAAAACCAAATCCAATCAATGGACAACGCTGAGCAAAAGTATCTTTCCGAACTGAAGGCGCTGGATGATGAGATGTCAGAGTTGAATCAGAAAATCCGTGAACTCCAAAACGTACTGGATGCTTCGGGACAGGCTGCAGAGGAGATGAAAAAGGAAATCAGCAAGCTCAGCTTCAACATCGACCACCGGGAGCAATTGATCAAAAAACGGCTACGTTCAATGCAGAAGAATGATGGCTTGGGAATGTATGTGGATTTGATTTTTGATTCGAAAAACGTGTCCCAGCTGTTTGATACCGCAATTGCGGTCAGCAAAATCATTAAGGCTGATAAGGATTTGCTGGCAAAACACAAAACTGAATTGGAGTCACTCAAGCAACGGGAAGAAGCGCTCAAGGACAAGGTAATACTGTTGGAAAAGGATCAACAGGAAATGCTGTCACTGAAAGCTGAATTGGAGAAGAAGGCGGAGGAGAAGCAGCGCCTGCTCGAAACCGTTCATGACACTAAGAAGGAAAGTGAATCACAGCTGATGGACATGTACGAGGTCTATGTCAACCTCGCATCCCAGGAGATTGCGATTTTAAAAGAAAACCAGAGAGTGGAGTTTCAGCTATCTGAATCTGAGGTTGTTTTTATCATGCCAGCGAAGGGAGAGCTGACCTCAGGCTATGGACCAAGGTGGGGGAGGCTCCACTCAGGCATTGATATCGCTGATGAGTCAGCCCAAACCGAAGTGATTGCAGCTGCATCGGGAACCGTCATCCGCTCCTATTATTCCGCAACCTACGGAAACTGCGTGCTGATCACCCACAAGATCGGAGACAGAACCTTTACAACCCTTTATGCCCATCTGGAAAAAAGCACAGTTATAACAGGTCAGTCTATTAGAAAAGGCGAGTTGCTGGGTTATATGGGCAACACGGGTGACAGCAGGGGCAAGCATCTCCATTTTGAAATCCATGAAGGCCAGTGGAATTATGAAAAATCAAACAGCGTTGACCCGCTTCTATATGTGAAAAAATAA
- a CDS encoding MerR family transcriptional regulator has product MLMFTISDLAKEFGVSTRTIRYYEELGLLQPSRTEGGRRIYTGSDVTRLKLVFRGKRFGFSLDEIKEMVLLFDEDRTGEKQLKVTIQYGEEKLAEVNERICELVEIREEIERLLTEFKGRLSE; this is encoded by the coding sequence TTGTTGATGTTCACGATTTCTGACTTGGCGAAAGAGTTTGGGGTTTCCACCCGTACAATCCGCTATTATGAAGAGCTCGGTTTGCTGCAGCCATCCCGGACTGAAGGAGGGCGGCGAATTTACACTGGTAGTGATGTAACACGCTTGAAACTCGTATTCCGCGGGAAGCGATTTGGATTTTCGCTTGATGAAATCAAGGAAATGGTGTTGCTATTCGACGAGGATCGGACTGGTGAAAAGCAGCTGAAGGTGACAATTCAGTATGGAGAGGAAAAACTCGCTGAAGTTAATGAACGGATTTGCGAACTGGTTGAAATCAGAGAAGAAATTGAAAGGCTATTAACTGAATTCAAAGGGAGGCTAAGTGAATGA
- a CDS encoding acyl-CoA dehydrogenase family protein: MNFYSEEPQFRALLKELLDEEFYEYADRELLNFGEKCANEIDQRARFTDREGQPKLIKFDAYGDDISEVWVNDGYRKTLEDSYNTGIVGYVHKDIPELGRRGNYIYSYAQGYLLSQTEAGFYCPVTLTMATAYLLEQYASPEVKEKFLPHVLSTGETTLYEGATFLTERQGGSDVGANVVKAVQTAEGYKLYGEKYFASNAGMCGVAMVLARKEGAPSGTKGLTLFAVPWREENGKLNGIKIRRLKDKLGVRAVPSAEVEFDGAEAFVVGDPAKGFYYMMEALNLSRVCNTVASLGIMRRAYREAREYALNRDAFGKKLADFPMIKDSLLKMAVKLEVETRTVFKYLSLFEKVMRNEPGLSEKDIILNRLYIAILKKETAEQAVHFAHEAIEMHGGNGYIEDFVTPRLLRDAQVLTVWEGTANILGLEVLRLMEKFNAGELFLEEMNERIATMEGEYADQVRGGIDQLEKLLVSLQTASHDHKTFHSKTVAELMVKIFESVNALEYGVGGDERARKVMEVYIETTLKSGHEFDERLKSVSYFPDIVVVPEKIAESLIGK; encoded by the coding sequence ATGAATTTTTACAGTGAAGAACCGCAGTTTCGGGCATTGTTGAAGGAATTATTGGATGAAGAGTTTTACGAGTACGCAGATCGGGAGCTGCTGAATTTCGGCGAAAAATGCGCCAACGAAATCGACCAGCGCGCCAGATTTACCGACCGCGAAGGACAGCCAAAGCTGATCAAATTCGATGCCTATGGCGACGATATCTCGGAGGTCTGGGTGAATGACGGCTACCGGAAAACGCTTGAAGATTCTTATAATACCGGGATTGTCGGCTATGTCCATAAAGATATACCTGAATTAGGACGCCGCGGGAATTATATCTATTCCTATGCCCAGGGTTATCTTCTTTCTCAAACTGAAGCCGGCTTTTACTGCCCGGTTACCTTGACGATGGCAACCGCTTATTTATTGGAACAGTACGCATCACCAGAGGTGAAAGAGAAATTTCTGCCCCATGTTTTATCAACAGGAGAAACAACATTATACGAAGGCGCAACATTCCTCACCGAACGGCAGGGCGGATCCGACGTCGGGGCGAATGTGGTAAAGGCAGTCCAAACCGCCGAGGGCTACAAGCTTTACGGTGAAAAATACTTCGCCTCCAACGCAGGAATGTGCGGCGTTGCGATGGTGTTGGCAAGAAAAGAAGGAGCTCCATCCGGCACAAAAGGCCTGACACTTTTCGCGGTCCCATGGCGCGAAGAAAACGGAAAACTAAACGGAATCAAAATCCGCAGGCTCAAAGATAAACTCGGAGTACGTGCCGTCCCATCCGCCGAAGTCGAGTTCGACGGAGCAGAAGCCTTTGTAGTAGGCGACCCAGCAAAAGGCTTCTATTACATGATGGAAGCACTGAACCTTTCCCGCGTCTGCAACACCGTCGCCTCACTAGGCATCATGCGCCGCGCCTACCGCGAAGCAAGGGAGTATGCACTAAATCGCGACGCCTTCGGCAAGAAGCTCGCCGACTTCCCAATGATCAAAGACTCCCTGTTGAAAATGGCAGTTAAGTTAGAAGTCGAAACCAGAACCGTCTTCAAGTACCTCTCATTGTTTGAAAAAGTCATGAGGAACGAACCAGGATTAAGCGAAAAGGATATCATATTGAATCGACTCTACATCGCCATTTTGAAAAAAGAGACCGCAGAACAAGCCGTCCACTTCGCACACGAAGCCATCGAAATGCACGGTGGGAATGGATATATCGAAGACTTTGTCACGCCTAGATTGTTGAGGGATGCGCAGGTATTGACCGTTTGGGAAGGGACAGCGAACATCCTAGGGCTTGAAGTATTGAGGCTGATGGAGAAGTTTAATGCTGGAGAGCTATTTTTGGAGGAGATGAATGAGCGTATTGCTACGATGGAGGGAGAGTATGCAGATCAGGTTCGTGGTGGGATCGACCAGCTGGAGAAACTGCTTGTGTCTCTACAGACAGCTTCCCATGACCATAAGACTTTTCACTCCAAAACGGTGGCTGAATTGATGGTGAAGATTTTTGAGAGTGTGAATGCGCTGGAGTATGGTGTTGGTGGAGATGAGAGGGCGCGGAAGGTGATGGAGGTTTATATAGAAACAACTTTGAAATCAGGACATGAATTTGATGAACGTTTGAAATCAGTTAGTTATTTCCCCGACATCGTCGTGGTCCCTGAAAAAATTGCAGAAAGTCTGATTGGGAAATAA